From the Niveibacterium microcysteis genome, the window GCGAGTCACGCTTGGATCGCAGTGTGGTGCCCCAACGCAGGTTGGGTGGAATTTGACCCAACGAATGGCGTGCAGGCGGGTATCGGCCATATCACGCTAGGCTGGGGGCGGGATTTCGGCGACGTGACACCGCTGCGCGGCGTGATTGTCGGCGGCGGCGAGCACACCCCCAGCATCGAGGTCAGCGTCGTGCCGGAAGCGGACTACGCCGCCTTATTCGGCGCCACGCGCCGGGCGTAAGTCGACACGCGCGCTCCAGGTGCACAGCTAGCGCTTGCGGGGCGTCTCGGCCTGTTTGCGAATCGCATCGTCAAGGCGTTGCATCCAGGCCTCCGGCACCTGGCGGCTGCACAGGATATGCCGCGTCATGCCGGGCGGCATATCCGGAAAATCCACCCGCTCAAGCTTCTGATTCTTCAGGTCCGGCGTGTTCGCAAGGTAGAAATCAAGATCGTCCTGATCGACGATCATGAAGTCGAAACGCCCCGCAGCAAGCATCCAGATCGCGCGCACGGGCGCGTCCAGCACCCTGGATACCGGCACACGTGCGCCAGCAATCAAACGATCCAGTTCAGGGCCGTAGGACACCGCGTCGACCACGCCAAAGCGCTGATCCCCCGCCTGCAGCAAGGCGGCAAAGCTCGTGTGCCGGCGCAAGCGCGGCGCCATGTCGGCCCGCGTCAAGACGACCTGAGGTCGGTCGGTATGAATCGGCAGCGAGAAGCGCGCGAAGGCCTCACGCTCAGGCAGCCGGTACCAGCCGAAGGAACACAGCGGCGCGGCATTTGCACGCAACTCCGCCCACATGCGCGCGGGCGGCATCTCTTCAAAACGGGCGCGCAAGCCGGCGGCAGCAAACAACTGCTGCGCACGCGCTAGAAGAAAGCCCTTCTGAACGCCGTTTTCAACGTAGCTGTACGGCGGCTTGTTGCGAAACACGACGCTGATCGACTCATCGGCCGCAAACACCGCATCCGGCAACAGGCCTGCGACAAGCAGCGCGCAGACAACGCGCAGCCGAACTCGCACCACCCGCGCCCCGTCAGGCCCGGCCAGTGCTGCCGAAACCGCCTTCGCCGCGATGCGACACATCAAACTCTTCAACCACGTTGAAGCCCACTTGCAGCACCGGCACGACCACCAGCTGCGCGATGCGCTCCATCGGCTCGATGACAAAGGTCTTGTTGCCGCGATTCCAGACCGACACAAAGATCTGGCCTTGATAGTCCGAATCGATCAGCCCGACCAGGTTGCCCAGCACGATGCCGTGCTTATGCCCGAGCCCCGAACGCGGCAGGATCATCGCAGCGAGGCCCGGATCGGCCAGATGGATCGCCATGCCGGTCGGGACCAGGAAGGTCGCACCCGGCTCCAGCGTGACCGGCGCATCCAGGCAGGCACGCAGGTCAAGCCCAGCAGAGCCGTGGGTGGCGTAGTGCGGCGGGCTCTCCTTGAGGCGCGGGTCGAGCAGTTTCACGTCGATGTGGTGCATGGGTCGGGCTCCAGAGTCGGGGTCGTAATGGTTCGGGTCAAGCCAGCATGCCGGCCAGGTGCTCAACAATGGCTTCAGCGACGGCGTCCTTGGGGCCGTGCGGGACCTCATGGCGGCCCGAATCGTCGAACAACACCACACGGTTATCGTCGCCGCCCATGCCGTCTTGCACCAGATTGCCGACCAGGAGTGGCACACGCTTCTTGGCGCGTTTGGTCGCCGCATACTCGTCGAGATTCTGGCTCTCGGCCGCAAAGCCCACGCAGAACGGCGGATTGGGTAGCGACGCCACTTCGGCGAGGATGTCCGGGTTCTGCACCAGTTCGATCGTCAAGCCGTCGCCACCGGCCTTTTTCATTTTGTGATCGGCCGCTGTCGCTGGCCTGTAGTCAGCCACCGCTGCAACGCCGATGAAAACATTGGCGGCCAGCACGTTGCGCATCACGGCATCGCGCATCTGCAAGGCGGTCTGCACATCGATCCGGGTCACGCCACGCGGCGTCGCCTGTGCAACCGGGCCGGCCACCAGCGTCGCTTCGGCGCCGGCATCCGCGCACGCACGAGCCAGCGCAAAGCCCATCTTGCCGGAGCTGATGTTGGTAATGCCGCGCACCGGGTCGATCGGTTCGAACGTCGGCCCTGCGGTGATCAGCACACGCTTGCCGGCCAGCCGCTTGGGCGTGAAGAAGGCGGCCACCTCGGCGACGATCTCAAGTGGCTCCAGCATTCGGCCCATGCCCACTTCGCCGCAGGCCTGCTCGCCGGAAGCCGGGCCGAAAACCGCCACACCATCCGCGCGCAGTTGGGCGAGGTTGCGCTGAGTCGCCGGGTTCTCCCACATCTGCCGGTTCATGGCGGGGCATACCGCAAGCGGGCACTCGCGTGCCAGCACCAGGGTGGTCAGCAGGTCGTCCGCCAGGCCGTGCGCGAACTTCGCCATCACATCGGCGGTGGCGGGCGCCACCAGGAGCAGATCAGCCCCGCGAGTGAGGTCGATATGCGCCATGTTGCGGCTCTGGCGGGAATCCCATGCATCGGTCCATGCAGAGTTGCCGGTCAGCGCCTGGAAAGTGACCGGCGTCACGAAGTGGGCGCCGCCCTCGGTCAGCACACAGTGCACATCCGCACCGGCCTTGCCCAATTGCCGCGCGAGATCGGCCGCCTTGTAGGCCGCTATGCCGCCCGCAACCCCCAGCACGATGCGCTTGCCCGTGAAAATGCTCATGACATGAATTCCAGATTACGCGGCACGATGGAGGCCCGATTCTACCGCCCCGCTGCAAGGACACGACATGGCTATCACCGACTGGCCCGAAGACGAACGCCCACGCGAGCGCCTGCTGGCGCACGGTGCGGCGGTGCTGTCCGACGCTGAACTACTGGCGATCTTCCTGCGTGTCGGCATCAAGGGAAAGAGCGCCGTTGACCTCGCCCGCGACCTGATCGCCCGCTTTGGCAGCCTGACACGCCTGTTCGCGGCGCCGGTCGACGACTTCGCCGCCGTGCCCGGCATGGGCAGCGCAAAGTTCGCGCAGTTGCAGGCAGTGATCGAGATGGCGCGTCGCGCGCTGGGTGAAGAAATGCGCGAGCGCGATCTGCTCAGTTCGCCCGGCGCGGTGCGCGATTGGCTGCGCCTGAAGCTTGCCGCCCTGCCCTACGAGGTCTTCATGGTGATCCTGCTCGACGCGCAGAATCGCTTGATCCATGCCGAAGAGCTGTTTCGCGGCACGCTCGACCAGACCAGCGTCTACCCCCGCGAAGTGGTGAAGCTCGCGCTCGCACGTAACGCCGCGGCGGCGATCTTTGCGCACAATCACCCGTCCGGCTGCAGCGAACCGAGTCGCGCCGATGAGCTATTGACCAGCAGCCTGAAGCAGGCATTGGCGCTGGTCGACGTACGCGTGCTGGATCACTTCATCGTGGCCGGCAACGCGCGCCCCCTCTCCTTCGCCGAGCGAGGCCTTCTCTGAGCCAACACATGCTCTTTGGATCTTTCCACACCGCGCCACCCGATCTATCCACCGAAAGAGCTTGATTCGTCACCCTATTTCTGGATAGAATCGTGGGTTTCGAGCAAACAGGTTCATCGGAGCGTTTCATGTCCCGCGTCTGTCAAGTTACCGGTAAAGGCCCCATGGTGGGCAACAACGTCTCGCACGCAAACAACAAGACCAAGCGTCGCTTCCTGCCCAACCTGCAGTCGCGCCGTTTCTGGGTTGAGAGCGAGAACCGCTTCGTCCGTCTGCGTGTGTCCAACGCGGGTCTGCGCACGATCGACAAGAAGGGCATCGAGGTCGTCCTCGCCGAGCTTCGCGCTCGCGGCGAAGTCTGATCCCGCCCTCACTAGGAGAACATCATGGCCAAAGGCGGTCGCGAAAAGATCAAGCTGGAGTCCACTGCGGGCACCGGCCATTTCTACACCACGAACAAAAACAAGCGCACCACTCCCGGTAAGCTCGAGTTCATGAAATATGACCCGAAGGCCCGGAAGCACGTGCTCTACAAGGAAACCAAGCTCAAGTAATTTGAGCTGACCTGGTTTGCCTCGATGAAAAACCCGCCAATCGGCGGGTTTTTCTTTTTCTGCCTCCGCATCTCACGCATTCGCCGCGGCCGGCCCGCCGCCCCGCCGCGTTCCACCGCACGGTCGCACTCCGCCGCCTCGCAACCAAGCACCGCTGAGTACAAGTCGCTCGCTTACAGCGGCAGCCATCTCGCACGCGCAGCACAAAAATCCATCGCCCCCCCTCAATCGCCACAAGAAGCAAGCGGCGAGCGCGACTTCGCGCGGTCCATACCGATTTCGTCAACCGCCGACAAGCTTTGTGGGCAGAACCCCATAAGCGCTTCCTATGATGTAACTCAAGTCCTTGATCGTAATTGCGCACTAGGGTAAACCCTATGTTGGGGTTTACCCCTAGTTCGATGCGATGGGGAGTCGCGCCGGACCAGTCCAGATAATTCCGCCAGGAGACATCAATGCGTGCAAACGCACCCAGGTTGCAGCTAGTCGCCCCGTTGTCGGGCTTGATTGTTCCGATCGAAAGCGTGCCGGACCCTGTTTTTGCCCAGAAGATGGTGGGCGACGGGATTTCGATCGACCCCACTTCCAACGAATTGCTCGCGCCGGTGGCCGGCACGATCACGCAGTTGCACGCCGCCGGCCATGCGCTGACGATCCGCTCGGCTGAAGGCATCGAGGTGCTGCTGCACATCGGCCTCGACACCGTGATGCTGAAAGGCGAAGGCTTTTCGCCTAAGGTTCGCGAAGGCGATCAGGTCGCCGCGGGCCAGTTGCTGATCCGTTTCGACGCCGATCTCGTCGGCCGCAAGGCGCGCAGTCTGCTGACGCAGATGGTGATTGCCAATGGCGATCTCGTGGCGCGTATGAAGCCCGCCACCGGCAAGGCCGAAGCAGGCAAGACCGAAGTGCTGACGCTCGATCTCGCGGGTGCAACGCCTTCTGTCGGCGCCGGTGCGATCGATATCGTCGCCCCGCTCTCCGGCATCCTGTTCCCGCTCG encodes:
- a CDS encoding substrate-binding periplasmic protein; protein product: MCRIAAKAVSAALAGPDGARVVRVRLRVVCALLVAGLLPDAVFAADESISVVFRNKPPYSYVENGVQKGFLLARAQQLFAAAGLRARFEEMPPARMWAELRANAAPLCSFGWYRLPEREAFARFSLPIHTDRPQVVLTRADMAPRLRRHTSFAALLQAGDQRFGVVDAVSYGPELDRLIAGARVPVSRVLDAPVRAIWMLAAGRFDFMIVDQDDLDFYLANTPDLKNQKLERVDFPDMPPGMTRHILCSRQVPEAWMQRLDDAIRKQAETPRKR
- the dut gene encoding dUTP diphosphatase yields the protein MHHIDVKLLDPRLKESPPHYATHGSAGLDLRACLDAPVTLEPGATFLVPTGMAIHLADPGLAAMILPRSGLGHKHGIVLGNLVGLIDSDYQGQIFVSVWNRGNKTFVIEPMERIAQLVVVPVLQVGFNVVEEFDVSHRGEGGFGSTGRA
- the coaBC gene encoding bifunctional phosphopantothenoylcysteine decarboxylase/phosphopantothenate--cysteine ligase CoaBC produces the protein MSIFTGKRIVLGVAGGIAAYKAADLARQLGKAGADVHCVLTEGGAHFVTPVTFQALTGNSAWTDAWDSRQSRNMAHIDLTRGADLLLVAPATADVMAKFAHGLADDLLTTLVLARECPLAVCPAMNRQMWENPATQRNLAQLRADGVAVFGPASGEQACGEVGMGRMLEPLEIVAEVAAFFTPKRLAGKRVLITAGPTFEPIDPVRGITNISSGKMGFALARACADAGAEATLVAGPVAQATPRGVTRIDVQTALQMRDAVMRNVLAANVFIGVAAVADYRPATAADHKMKKAGGDGLTIELVQNPDILAEVASLPNPPFCVGFAAESQNLDEYAATKRAKKRVPLLVGNLVQDGMGGDDNRVVLFDDSGRHEVPHGPKDAVAEAIVEHLAGMLA
- the radC gene encoding RadC family protein, coding for MAITDWPEDERPRERLLAHGAAVLSDAELLAIFLRVGIKGKSAVDLARDLIARFGSLTRLFAAPVDDFAAVPGMGSAKFAQLQAVIEMARRALGEEMRERDLLSSPGAVRDWLRLKLAALPYEVFMVILLDAQNRLIHAEELFRGTLDQTSVYPREVVKLALARNAAAAIFAHNHPSGCSEPSRADELLTSSLKQALALVDVRVLDHFIVAGNARPLSFAERGLL
- the rpmB gene encoding 50S ribosomal protein L28; translation: MSRVCQVTGKGPMVGNNVSHANNKTKRRFLPNLQSRRFWVESENRFVRLRVSNAGLRTIDKKGIEVVLAELRARGEV
- the rpmG gene encoding 50S ribosomal protein L33, whose translation is MAKGGREKIKLESTAGTGHFYTTNKNKRTTPGKLEFMKYDPKARKHVLYKETKLK